The region GCATCGAGCAACTCACGACCTCCACGATGTCGAGGCTCGAGGCGCCGAGGTCGCGCATCGATGCGTCGTGGACGACCGACTCCTTGGGGATGGTCGGTACGATCGTCGTGAGATGCTTGCACACAACCTCGAAGACCTCCTGCT is a window of Deltaproteobacteria bacterium DNA encoding:
- a CDS encoding acyl carrier protein, yielding MSEQEVFEVVCKHLTTIVPTIPKESVVHDASMRDLGASSLDIVEVVSCSMRELRVRVPRAELQGLKNIGQLVALLHKTGAGGANAPR